The following proteins are co-located in the Streptococcus downei MFe28 genome:
- a CDS encoding NADP-dependent glyceraldehyde-3-phosphate dehydrogenase has protein sequence MTKQYKNYVNGEWKLSEQEITIYEPATGKELGTVPSMSHEEVDYVYASAKAALPEWRALSYIERAAYIHKAADILERDAEKIGSVLSKEIAKGLKSAIGEVTRTAEIVNFAAEEGVRAEGEVLEGGSFDAASKRKIAVVRREPVGLVLAISPFNYPVNLAGSKIAPALISGNVVAFKPPTQGSISGLLLAEAFAEAGLPAGVFNTITGRGSVIGDYIVEHEAVDFINFTGSTPVGENIGKLAGMRPIMLELGGKDAAIVLEDADLELTANNIVAGAFGYSGQRCTAVKRVLVMDSVADQLVKLVTEKVEKLSVGMPEEDADITPLIDTKAADYVEGLIQEAADKGAVATTPIKREGNTIYPTVFDKVTTDMRLAWEEPFGPVLPIIRVNSVDEALEIANESEYGLQSSVFTNNFPLALKIAEQLEVGTVHINNKTQRGTDNFPFLGAKKSGAGVQGVKYSIQAMTNVKSVVFDIAK, from the coding sequence ATGACAAAGCAATACAAAAACTATGTCAACGGTGAGTGGAAGTTATCTGAACAAGAGATTACCATCTATGAGCCTGCGACAGGTAAAGAGTTGGGGACAGTCCCATCTATGAGCCATGAAGAAGTTGACTATGTCTATGCATCTGCTAAGGCTGCTCTACCAGAATGGCGGGCACTCTCTTATATTGAACGTGCGGCCTATATTCATAAGGCAGCTGATATTTTGGAACGCGATGCGGAAAAGATTGGTTCTGTTCTGTCTAAGGAAATTGCTAAGGGGCTTAAATCAGCTATCGGTGAAGTCACTCGGACTGCAGAAATTGTCAACTTTGCTGCAGAGGAAGGGGTTCGTGCTGAAGGGGAAGTCCTTGAAGGTGGTAGCTTTGATGCTGCCAGCAAGCGTAAAATTGCTGTCGTTCGTCGCGAACCCGTTGGCCTAGTCTTGGCTATCTCACCATTTAACTACCCAGTTAACCTGGCTGGATCTAAGATTGCTCCTGCCTTGATTTCAGGAAACGTTGTGGCCTTTAAGCCACCAACGCAAGGATCCATTTCTGGCTTGCTCTTGGCTGAAGCCTTTGCTGAAGCTGGTCTTCCTGCCGGTGTCTTCAATACCATCACTGGTCGTGGTTCCGTTATCGGTGACTACATCGTTGAACACGAAGCTGTTGACTTTATCAACTTCACAGGTTCTACACCTGTTGGTGAAAACATTGGTAAATTAGCTGGTATGCGTCCAATCATGTTGGAACTTGGTGGTAAGGATGCGGCTATCGTCTTGGAAGATGCCGACCTTGAATTGACGGCTAATAATATCGTTGCTGGTGCCTTTGGTTACTCAGGTCAACGTTGTACTGCCGTTAAACGTGTTCTGGTTATGGACAGCGTGGCTGATCAGTTAGTTAAATTAGTTACTGAAAAGGTTGAAAAGCTATCTGTTGGTATGCCAGAAGAAGATGCTGACATTACACCATTGATTGATACTAAGGCAGCCGACTATGTTGAAGGTTTGATTCAAGAAGCGGCTGATAAGGGTGCGGTCGCTACAACACCAATCAAACGCGAAGGCAATACCATTTACCCAACGGTCTTTGATAAGGTGACTACGGATATGCGTTTGGCTTGGGAAGAACCATTTGGTCCTGTCCTACCAATTATCCGAGTGAATTCTGTTGATGAAGCTTTGGAAATTGCTAATGAGTCCGAATACGGTCTGCAATCATCTGTCTTCACTAACAACTTCCCATTAGCCCTTAAGATTGCTGAGCAGTTGGAAGTTGGTACTGTCCACATCAACAACAAGACCCAACGTGGTACTGATAA